TGGAAGGGCCGGATGACCAGACAGCCTGTTCGATACATGATCGATCGAGGTCCGGTCCCGCCGTTTTCTGAGCATCGCCGCACCGAGGCCGACGGGCCGGGGGCGGGAGTCGGGCACCGGAGTGATGATCAGCGCGGCCGCGCCGGGTGCCCCGTGTGAGCTGCGGCTGAGCGCGGGCCGGCACTGATTCGGTGGCACCCGGACGGTCCGGTAGCCTCGATCGGCGTGACTGGTTTGGACCGGTCCACGCTGTTCCGTGCAGTTTTCGCATCGCCAGGTACCAGTTGTCCCACCGCACTCCGTTGTGGGCGGACCGCGCCGCCGCAAGGGAGTGAGCTCCGCTGTCCACGCCGCGCACCGCGATCGTCACCGGCCCGGCCGTTGCCGAGGAGGACCGGATCGCGGCGCTCGTCCCCTGGCTGGACACCGGGGCGCTGCCCGCTGCTTTCGGCCTGGTCGCCGCGGTCGCCTACCATCAGCAATTGCCGGGGGCCGCTGCCGTCCAGGGAGTGCTGGTGGCCCTGGCGGTCGTGCTCGCGCTGGTGGTGGTCGCCGAGAGCGTCCACTGCCGGGTCTTCGGCGACGCCACAGCAGAACACGACGAGT
This genomic interval from Kitasatospora gansuensis contains the following:
- a CDS encoding DUF5941 domain-containing protein translates to MPGAAAVQGVLVALAVVLALVVVAESVHCRVFGDATAEHDESGDTA